One stretch of Oncorhynchus tshawytscha isolate Ot180627B linkage group LG19, Otsh_v2.0, whole genome shotgun sequence DNA includes these proteins:
- the LOC112218524 gene encoding nuclear pore complex protein Nup93 isoform X2, with protein sequence MTFWKTRHHPITVDLRSAGVKLVAMEAEGFGELLQQAEQLAAETEAVSELPHVERNLQEIQQAGERLRSRTLTRTSQDAADVKASILLGSRGLDIFHISQRLESLSAATTFEPLEPVKDTDIQGFLKNERDNALLSAIEESRRRTFLLAEEYHRESMLVQWEQVKQRVLHTLLGAGEDALDFSQDIEPSFVSDAGVPGRSALDSVEVAYGRQIYVFNEKIVNGHVQPNLGDLCASVADSLDDKNVSDMWLMVKQMTDVLLVPAKDTLKSRTALDMQMAFVTQALQFLQNSYKNYTMVTVFGNLHQAQLGGVPGTYQLVRSFLNIKLPGPLPGMQDGEVEGHPVWALIYYCLRCGDLGAAMQVVNRAQHQLGDFKTWFQEYMNSPDRRLAPATENKLRLHYRRVLRNCADPYKRAVYCLIGKCDIADNHGEVADKTEDYLWLKLNQVCFDDDGSSAPQDRLTLAQLQKQLLEDYGESHFSASQQPFLYFQVLFLTAQFEAAVAFLFRVERLRSHAVHVALVLYELRLLLKSSGQSAQLLSQEAGDPPMVRRLNFIRLLMLYTRKFESTDPREALQYFYFLRNEKNNQGENMFMCCVSELVIESREFDMLLGRLEKDGSRKPGVIDKFAGDTRAIITKVALEAENKGLFEEAVRLYELAKNPDKVLELMNRLLSPVIAQVSAAQSNKERLKNTAVAIAERYRNQGVAGEKSADSTFYLLLDLMTFFDEYHAGNIDRAYDVMERLKLVPLSQDSVEERVAAFRNFSDEVRHNLSEVLLATMNILFTQCKRLKGAAAGTPGRPQRSMEDRDSLRSQARALITFAGIIPYRMAGDTNARLVQMEVLMN encoded by the exons ATGACGTTTTGGAAAACGAGACATCATCCAATCACCGTAGACCTCAGAAGTGCCGGGGTAAAAT TGGTTGCCATGGAAGCGGAGGGCTTTGGAGAACTCCTGCAGCAGGCAGAGCAGCTTGCAGCAGAGACTGAGGCCGTGTCTGAGCTTCCTCATGTTGAGAGGAACCTTCAGGAGATCCAGCAGGCTGGAGAGAGGCTACGCTCCCGCACCTTAACTCGAACATCACAAGATGCTGCTGACGTGAAAGC GTCCATCCTCCTTGGGTCCAGAGGCCTGGACATCTTCCACATCTCCCAGCGTCTGGAGAGCCTGAGTGCTGCCACCACCTTTGAACCTCTAGAGCCAGTGAAGGACACTGACATCCAG GGCTTTCTGAAGAATGAGAGGGACAATGCGCTGCTCTCTGCCATCGAGGAGTCACGTCGCAGG ACGTTCCTCTTGGCAGAGGAGTACCACCGCGAGTCCATGCTGGTTCAGTGGGAGCAGGTGAAGCAGAGAGTACTGCACACCCTGTTGGGAGCAGGGGAAGATGCTCTGGACTTCAGCCAAGACATAGAG CCCAGCTTTGTGAGTGACGCAGGAGTTCCTGGACGGAGTGCTCTTGACAGCGTGGAGGTGGCCTATGGACGACAG ATCTACGTTTTTAATGAGAAGATAGTGAATGGACATGTCCAGCCCAACCTGGGAGACCTCTGTGCCTCAGTGGCAGACAGCCTGGATGACAAG AATGTGTCGGACATGTGGTTAATGGTGAAGCAGATGACAGACGTGCTGCTGGTCCCAGCCAAAGACACGCTGAAGAGCCGCACGGCCTTGGACATGCAGATGGCTTTCGTCACGCAGGCCCTGCAGTTCCTGCAGAACAg CTATAAGAACTACACCATGGTGACGGTGTTTGGGAACCTGCACCAGGCCCAGCTAGGAGGAGTCCCTGGCACCTATCAGCTGGTGCGCAGCTTCCTCAACATCAAACTGCCAGGGCCTCTGCCAGGCATGCAG GATGGTGAGGTGGAGGGTCACCCAGTCTGGGCTCTGATCTACTACTGCCTGCGCTGTGGGGACCTGGGGGCTGCCATGCAGGTGGTGAACCGGGCTCAGCACCAGCTGGGAGACTTCAAGACCTGGTTCCAGGAGTACATGAACAGCCCTGACAGACG CCTGGCCCCCGCCACAGAGAACAAGCTGCGTCTCCACTACCGCAGAGTGCTGAGGAACTGTGCTGACCCCTACAAGAGGGCCGTCTACTGCCTCATTGGGAAGTGTGACATCGCAGACAACCATGGAGAGGTGGCCGACAAGACCGAGGACTACCTGTGGCTTAAG CTCAACCAGGTGTGCTTCGATGACGACGGCAGCAGTGCTCCTCAGGATAGACTGACATTGGCCCAGCTACAGAAACAGCTTCTAGAGGACTACG GAGAGTCCCACTTCTCGGCCAGCCAACAGCCGTTCCTGTACTTCCAGGTGCTGTTCCTCACGGCCCAGTTTGAGGCTGCTGTGGCCTTCCTGTTCCGGGTGGAGCGTCTACGCAGTCATGCAGTTCACGTGGCTCTGGTTCTCTACGAGCTACGGCTGCTGCTCAAGTCATCAGGGCAGAGCGCACAACTGT TGAGTCAGGAAGCTGGGGACCCCCCTATGGTGCGTCGGCTCAACTTCATCCGGCTGCTCATGCTCTACACGCGCAAGTTTGAGTCCACAGACCCCCGGGAGGCTCTACAGTACTTCTACTTCCTACG GAATGAAAAAAACAACCAAGGAGAGAACATGTTCATGTGCTGTGTTAGCGAGCTGGTGATTGAGAGTCGAGAGTTTGACATGCTTCTGGGAAGACTGGAAAAAGATGGCAGCAGAAAG CCTGGAGTGATTGATAAATTTGCCGGAGACACTCGAGCCATTATCACAAAAGTGGCGCTGGAGGCTGAGAACAAGGGCCTGTTTGAGGAAGCAGTAAGACTGTATGAGCTGGCCAAG AATCCAGACAAGGTCTTAGAGCTGATGAACAGGCTGCTGAGTCCTGTTATCGCCCAAGTCAGCGCTGCCCAGTCCAACAAGGAGAGACTGAAGAACACTGCTGTTGCCATCGCTGAGCG GTACCGGAACCAGGGTGTTGCTGGAGAGAAGTCTGCAGACAGCACCTTCTACCTGCTGCTGGACCTCATGACCTTCTTTGATGAGTACCATGCTGGAAACATAGACCGGGCCTACGAT gTGATGGAGAGACTGAAGCTGGTCCCTCTGAGTCAAGACAGTGTGGAAGAAAGGGTTGCTGCATTTCGCAATTTCAGTGATGAG GTCAGGCATAATCTGTCAGAGGTACTCCTGGCCACCATGAATATCCTGTTCACGCAGTGCAAGCGCCTGAAGGGGGCCGCAGCAGGAACCCCTGGTCGACCACAGAGGTCCATGGAGGACAGAGACTCG CTGCGCAGCCAAGCCCGTGCACTGATCACGTTTGCTGGGATTATCCCGTACCGCATGGCAGGCGACACCAATGCCCGGCTGGTGCAGATGGAGGTCCTGATGAACTGA
- the LOC112218524 gene encoding nuclear pore complex protein Nup93 isoform X3, whose translation MEAEGFGELLQQAEQLAAETEAVSELPHVERNLQEIQQAGERLRSRTLTRTSQDAADVKASILLGSRGLDIFHISQRLESLSAATTFEPLEPVKDTDIQGFLKNERDNALLSAIEESRRRTFLLAEEYHRESMLVQWEQVKQRVLHTLLGAGEDALDFSQDIEPSFVSDAGVPGRSALDSVEVAYGRQIYVFNEKIVNGHVQPNLGDLCASVADSLDDKNVSDMWLMVKQMTDVLLVPAKDTLKSRTALDMQMAFVTQALQFLQNSYKNYTMVTVFGNLHQAQLGGVPGTYQLVRSFLNIKLPGPLPGMQDGEVEGHPVWALIYYCLRCGDLGAAMQVVNRAQHQLGDFKTWFQEYMNSPDRRLAPATENKLRLHYRRVLRNCADPYKRAVYCLIGKCDIADNHGEVADKTEDYLWLKLNQVCFDDDGSSAPQDRLTLAQLQKQLLEDYGESHFSASQQPFLYFQVLFLTAQFEAAVAFLFRVERLRSHAVHVALVLYELRLLLKSSGQSAQLLSQEAGDPPMVRRLNFIRLLMLYTRKFESTDPREALQYFYFLRNEKNNQGENMFMCCVSELVIESREFDMLLGRLEKDGSRKPGVIDKFAGDTRAIITKVALEAENKGLFEEAVRLYELAKNPDKVLELMNRLLSPVIAQVSAAQSNKERLKNTAVAIAERYRNQGVAGEKSADSTFYLLLDLMTFFDEYHAGNIDRAYDVMERLKLVPLSQDSVEERVAAFRNFSDEVRHNLSEVLLATMNILFTQCKRLKGAAAGTPGRPQRSMEDRDSQLRSQARALITFAGIIPYRMAGDTNARLVQMEVLMN comes from the exons ATGGAAGCGGAGGGCTTTGGAGAACTCCTGCAGCAGGCAGAGCAGCTTGCAGCAGAGACTGAGGCCGTGTCTGAGCTTCCTCATGTTGAGAGGAACCTTCAGGAGATCCAGCAGGCTGGAGAGAGGCTACGCTCCCGCACCTTAACTCGAACATCACAAGATGCTGCTGACGTGAAAGC GTCCATCCTCCTTGGGTCCAGAGGCCTGGACATCTTCCACATCTCCCAGCGTCTGGAGAGCCTGAGTGCTGCCACCACCTTTGAACCTCTAGAGCCAGTGAAGGACACTGACATCCAG GGCTTTCTGAAGAATGAGAGGGACAATGCGCTGCTCTCTGCCATCGAGGAGTCACGTCGCAGG ACGTTCCTCTTGGCAGAGGAGTACCACCGCGAGTCCATGCTGGTTCAGTGGGAGCAGGTGAAGCAGAGAGTACTGCACACCCTGTTGGGAGCAGGGGAAGATGCTCTGGACTTCAGCCAAGACATAGAG CCCAGCTTTGTGAGTGACGCAGGAGTTCCTGGACGGAGTGCTCTTGACAGCGTGGAGGTGGCCTATGGACGACAG ATCTACGTTTTTAATGAGAAGATAGTGAATGGACATGTCCAGCCCAACCTGGGAGACCTCTGTGCCTCAGTGGCAGACAGCCTGGATGACAAG AATGTGTCGGACATGTGGTTAATGGTGAAGCAGATGACAGACGTGCTGCTGGTCCCAGCCAAAGACACGCTGAAGAGCCGCACGGCCTTGGACATGCAGATGGCTTTCGTCACGCAGGCCCTGCAGTTCCTGCAGAACAg CTATAAGAACTACACCATGGTGACGGTGTTTGGGAACCTGCACCAGGCCCAGCTAGGAGGAGTCCCTGGCACCTATCAGCTGGTGCGCAGCTTCCTCAACATCAAACTGCCAGGGCCTCTGCCAGGCATGCAG GATGGTGAGGTGGAGGGTCACCCAGTCTGGGCTCTGATCTACTACTGCCTGCGCTGTGGGGACCTGGGGGCTGCCATGCAGGTGGTGAACCGGGCTCAGCACCAGCTGGGAGACTTCAAGACCTGGTTCCAGGAGTACATGAACAGCCCTGACAGACG CCTGGCCCCCGCCACAGAGAACAAGCTGCGTCTCCACTACCGCAGAGTGCTGAGGAACTGTGCTGACCCCTACAAGAGGGCCGTCTACTGCCTCATTGGGAAGTGTGACATCGCAGACAACCATGGAGAGGTGGCCGACAAGACCGAGGACTACCTGTGGCTTAAG CTCAACCAGGTGTGCTTCGATGACGACGGCAGCAGTGCTCCTCAGGATAGACTGACATTGGCCCAGCTACAGAAACAGCTTCTAGAGGACTACG GAGAGTCCCACTTCTCGGCCAGCCAACAGCCGTTCCTGTACTTCCAGGTGCTGTTCCTCACGGCCCAGTTTGAGGCTGCTGTGGCCTTCCTGTTCCGGGTGGAGCGTCTACGCAGTCATGCAGTTCACGTGGCTCTGGTTCTCTACGAGCTACGGCTGCTGCTCAAGTCATCAGGGCAGAGCGCACAACTGT TGAGTCAGGAAGCTGGGGACCCCCCTATGGTGCGTCGGCTCAACTTCATCCGGCTGCTCATGCTCTACACGCGCAAGTTTGAGTCCACAGACCCCCGGGAGGCTCTACAGTACTTCTACTTCCTACG GAATGAAAAAAACAACCAAGGAGAGAACATGTTCATGTGCTGTGTTAGCGAGCTGGTGATTGAGAGTCGAGAGTTTGACATGCTTCTGGGAAGACTGGAAAAAGATGGCAGCAGAAAG CCTGGAGTGATTGATAAATTTGCCGGAGACACTCGAGCCATTATCACAAAAGTGGCGCTGGAGGCTGAGAACAAGGGCCTGTTTGAGGAAGCAGTAAGACTGTATGAGCTGGCCAAG AATCCAGACAAGGTCTTAGAGCTGATGAACAGGCTGCTGAGTCCTGTTATCGCCCAAGTCAGCGCTGCCCAGTCCAACAAGGAGAGACTGAAGAACACTGCTGTTGCCATCGCTGAGCG GTACCGGAACCAGGGTGTTGCTGGAGAGAAGTCTGCAGACAGCACCTTCTACCTGCTGCTGGACCTCATGACCTTCTTTGATGAGTACCATGCTGGAAACATAGACCGGGCCTACGAT gTGATGGAGAGACTGAAGCTGGTCCCTCTGAGTCAAGACAGTGTGGAAGAAAGGGTTGCTGCATTTCGCAATTTCAGTGATGAG GTCAGGCATAATCTGTCAGAGGTACTCCTGGCCACCATGAATATCCTGTTCACGCAGTGCAAGCGCCTGAAGGGGGCCGCAGCAGGAACCCCTGGTCGACCACAGAGGTCCATGGAGGACAGAGACTCG CAGCTGCGCAGCCAAGCCCGTGCACTGATCACGTTTGCTGGGATTATCCCGTACCGCATGGCAGGCGACACCAATGCCCGGCTGGTGCAGATGGAGGTCCTGATGAACTGA
- the LOC112218524 gene encoding nuclear pore complex protein Nup93 isoform X1, producing the protein MTFWKTRHHPITVDLRSAGVKLVAMEAEGFGELLQQAEQLAAETEAVSELPHVERNLQEIQQAGERLRSRTLTRTSQDAADVKASILLGSRGLDIFHISQRLESLSAATTFEPLEPVKDTDIQGFLKNERDNALLSAIEESRRRTFLLAEEYHRESMLVQWEQVKQRVLHTLLGAGEDALDFSQDIEPSFVSDAGVPGRSALDSVEVAYGRQIYVFNEKIVNGHVQPNLGDLCASVADSLDDKNVSDMWLMVKQMTDVLLVPAKDTLKSRTALDMQMAFVTQALQFLQNSYKNYTMVTVFGNLHQAQLGGVPGTYQLVRSFLNIKLPGPLPGMQDGEVEGHPVWALIYYCLRCGDLGAAMQVVNRAQHQLGDFKTWFQEYMNSPDRRLAPATENKLRLHYRRVLRNCADPYKRAVYCLIGKCDIADNHGEVADKTEDYLWLKLNQVCFDDDGSSAPQDRLTLAQLQKQLLEDYGESHFSASQQPFLYFQVLFLTAQFEAAVAFLFRVERLRSHAVHVALVLYELRLLLKSSGQSAQLLSQEAGDPPMVRRLNFIRLLMLYTRKFESTDPREALQYFYFLRNEKNNQGENMFMCCVSELVIESREFDMLLGRLEKDGSRKPGVIDKFAGDTRAIITKVALEAENKGLFEEAVRLYELAKNPDKVLELMNRLLSPVIAQVSAAQSNKERLKNTAVAIAERYRNQGVAGEKSADSTFYLLLDLMTFFDEYHAGNIDRAYDVMERLKLVPLSQDSVEERVAAFRNFSDEVRHNLSEVLLATMNILFTQCKRLKGAAAGTPGRPQRSMEDRDSQLRSQARALITFAGIIPYRMAGDTNARLVQMEVLMN; encoded by the exons ATGACGTTTTGGAAAACGAGACATCATCCAATCACCGTAGACCTCAGAAGTGCCGGGGTAAAAT TGGTTGCCATGGAAGCGGAGGGCTTTGGAGAACTCCTGCAGCAGGCAGAGCAGCTTGCAGCAGAGACTGAGGCCGTGTCTGAGCTTCCTCATGTTGAGAGGAACCTTCAGGAGATCCAGCAGGCTGGAGAGAGGCTACGCTCCCGCACCTTAACTCGAACATCACAAGATGCTGCTGACGTGAAAGC GTCCATCCTCCTTGGGTCCAGAGGCCTGGACATCTTCCACATCTCCCAGCGTCTGGAGAGCCTGAGTGCTGCCACCACCTTTGAACCTCTAGAGCCAGTGAAGGACACTGACATCCAG GGCTTTCTGAAGAATGAGAGGGACAATGCGCTGCTCTCTGCCATCGAGGAGTCACGTCGCAGG ACGTTCCTCTTGGCAGAGGAGTACCACCGCGAGTCCATGCTGGTTCAGTGGGAGCAGGTGAAGCAGAGAGTACTGCACACCCTGTTGGGAGCAGGGGAAGATGCTCTGGACTTCAGCCAAGACATAGAG CCCAGCTTTGTGAGTGACGCAGGAGTTCCTGGACGGAGTGCTCTTGACAGCGTGGAGGTGGCCTATGGACGACAG ATCTACGTTTTTAATGAGAAGATAGTGAATGGACATGTCCAGCCCAACCTGGGAGACCTCTGTGCCTCAGTGGCAGACAGCCTGGATGACAAG AATGTGTCGGACATGTGGTTAATGGTGAAGCAGATGACAGACGTGCTGCTGGTCCCAGCCAAAGACACGCTGAAGAGCCGCACGGCCTTGGACATGCAGATGGCTTTCGTCACGCAGGCCCTGCAGTTCCTGCAGAACAg CTATAAGAACTACACCATGGTGACGGTGTTTGGGAACCTGCACCAGGCCCAGCTAGGAGGAGTCCCTGGCACCTATCAGCTGGTGCGCAGCTTCCTCAACATCAAACTGCCAGGGCCTCTGCCAGGCATGCAG GATGGTGAGGTGGAGGGTCACCCAGTCTGGGCTCTGATCTACTACTGCCTGCGCTGTGGGGACCTGGGGGCTGCCATGCAGGTGGTGAACCGGGCTCAGCACCAGCTGGGAGACTTCAAGACCTGGTTCCAGGAGTACATGAACAGCCCTGACAGACG CCTGGCCCCCGCCACAGAGAACAAGCTGCGTCTCCACTACCGCAGAGTGCTGAGGAACTGTGCTGACCCCTACAAGAGGGCCGTCTACTGCCTCATTGGGAAGTGTGACATCGCAGACAACCATGGAGAGGTGGCCGACAAGACCGAGGACTACCTGTGGCTTAAG CTCAACCAGGTGTGCTTCGATGACGACGGCAGCAGTGCTCCTCAGGATAGACTGACATTGGCCCAGCTACAGAAACAGCTTCTAGAGGACTACG GAGAGTCCCACTTCTCGGCCAGCCAACAGCCGTTCCTGTACTTCCAGGTGCTGTTCCTCACGGCCCAGTTTGAGGCTGCTGTGGCCTTCCTGTTCCGGGTGGAGCGTCTACGCAGTCATGCAGTTCACGTGGCTCTGGTTCTCTACGAGCTACGGCTGCTGCTCAAGTCATCAGGGCAGAGCGCACAACTGT TGAGTCAGGAAGCTGGGGACCCCCCTATGGTGCGTCGGCTCAACTTCATCCGGCTGCTCATGCTCTACACGCGCAAGTTTGAGTCCACAGACCCCCGGGAGGCTCTACAGTACTTCTACTTCCTACG GAATGAAAAAAACAACCAAGGAGAGAACATGTTCATGTGCTGTGTTAGCGAGCTGGTGATTGAGAGTCGAGAGTTTGACATGCTTCTGGGAAGACTGGAAAAAGATGGCAGCAGAAAG CCTGGAGTGATTGATAAATTTGCCGGAGACACTCGAGCCATTATCACAAAAGTGGCGCTGGAGGCTGAGAACAAGGGCCTGTTTGAGGAAGCAGTAAGACTGTATGAGCTGGCCAAG AATCCAGACAAGGTCTTAGAGCTGATGAACAGGCTGCTGAGTCCTGTTATCGCCCAAGTCAGCGCTGCCCAGTCCAACAAGGAGAGACTGAAGAACACTGCTGTTGCCATCGCTGAGCG GTACCGGAACCAGGGTGTTGCTGGAGAGAAGTCTGCAGACAGCACCTTCTACCTGCTGCTGGACCTCATGACCTTCTTTGATGAGTACCATGCTGGAAACATAGACCGGGCCTACGAT gTGATGGAGAGACTGAAGCTGGTCCCTCTGAGTCAAGACAGTGTGGAAGAAAGGGTTGCTGCATTTCGCAATTTCAGTGATGAG GTCAGGCATAATCTGTCAGAGGTACTCCTGGCCACCATGAATATCCTGTTCACGCAGTGCAAGCGCCTGAAGGGGGCCGCAGCAGGAACCCCTGGTCGACCACAGAGGTCCATGGAGGACAGAGACTCG CAGCTGCGCAGCCAAGCCCGTGCACTGATCACGTTTGCTGGGATTATCCCGTACCGCATGGCAGGCGACACCAATGCCCGGCTGGTGCAGATGGAGGTCCTGATGAACTGA